The window TGTCCAACGGGCGAGGTCGGTCATGTGACCGATCTCGACCCCCTCGATGAGTTCTTCCTGGCCAAGACCCCTGGCCGCGCAACATGTCGCTCAAGTCTTGACCTTGACGCCCTTGGCGATCAGTTCGCTTAGCATATTCGCTGTGTTGTAGTAACCGGTGGGCGTCTTCTGGTTGCGTTTGGCGACCGCCACGCCATCGGCGAGAAGGAAAGCATTCACCGCCACCTGGTTGGCGAGCAGGGCCGAGGCATACCGGAGAGCGTTGTATGCTTTCTCGCTCCCATACGGCGCGTCCTGGATGACTATGGTCAACTTGTCCATCCGTCTTTGCTTCCTCCTAATCGCTGTGAGCCGACGAAGACGCTACGAGCGAACCTGTGCCCGCTGCATGTGCCGCACAAGGACGCTTTCCCGCTGCATCTGTTCAAGCAGGATCTCCCGCATCAAGTCGAACGCCTTCAGCATCTTGGGATTGGCGAGCCGGTAGTAAACATTATTCCCATCCTTGCGTGAGACCAGCACACGCCGCTGCTTCATCATGTTCAAATGCTGAGAAAGGTTGCCAATGGCAACCCCAAGCCGGTCGGCCAGATGGGAAACAGATGTCTCTTGTTCACGCAGTATATCCAGGATTTGAAGCCGAATGGGATGAGTGAAGACCTTACACATTTCGGCATGGCGGCTACAGACCTCGCGTTGCAGGTCAGGCCCCTTCACTTTCGAGCTCGTCATGGCGCCAGTTCCTCAGTATTCTAGATATATCTATAATACTATAGAGTCAGTGTCAAGAGGAAATCCGTCGGGAGACTGAGCCGGGAAGCCGGGAGCGGGCCGTTTACTTTTCAGCCCAGATCTTGACCAGCTCGATGGCCAGGAGCGCCGACTGCTCCATCTCGTTGACCGAAACGTATTCCAGCCGGCTGTGGTAGTTTCCGCCTCCGGAAAAGATGTTGGGCGTGGGCACGCCGCGCAGGGTCATGTTGGCGCCGTCCGTCCCGCCGCGGATGGACTTGAGCTGGGGCTCGAGGCCGATGCGCCGGGCAGCCATCATCGCGTTGCCCAGCACTTGCGGGAATTTGTCGAGCTCGTGCTTCATGTTGCGGTATTGCTCGGCGATCTCCAAACGGATTTGGAGGCCGGGAAAAGTGGCCATCACCGCCTGGCGAATCTTCTCGAGCATCTCCTCTTTTGCCTTGAGGCCTTCCAGGGTGAAGTCGCGGAGAAGAGCAGTCAGCTTGACGCGATCGATGCCGCCTTCGATCCGGTAAGGATAGACAAAGCCATCCCGGCCGGAAGTCGTCTCCGCCAGCATGTTGGCGGGGAGTTGCTCGATGAAGGAGGCGGCGGCCCGCACGGCGCTGATCATCTTTCCTTTGGCCCTTCCGGCATGAGCGATGCGCCCGATGAAGGTAATCGTTGCCCGGTCGGCGTTCCACGTCTCGTTCTCCATTTCGGGAGCCTGCCCGCCGTCGAAGGTGTAGGCATAGCGAGCGCCAAACTTGTCGAGGTCAAAGTGAGTGATTCCGGTGCCCGTTTCTTCGTCCACCGTAAAAGCTACGCGCACTTTGCCGTGAGGAACTTCCGGATGCTGCTTGAGGTAATGCAAAGCCGTCATGAGGACGGCAATGCCGGCCTTATCGTCAGCGCCGAGAAGGGTGGTGCCATCGCTGGTGATGAGGTCGTGGCCGGCGCGCTTCGAGAGCTCCGGCGTTTCCGCCAGGCGGATCACCTGCGTGGGATCGCCGGGGAGCACGATGTCCTTGCCATCATAGTTGCGGTGGAGGATCGGCTTGACGTCGGCGCCCGGCGCTTCCGGCGAGGTATCCATGTGGGCGAGCAAGCCGATGACGGGCACCTCGGCGGCCTTCTCCGGCGGCAAGGTGGCGGGCAAGGTTGCGGTCACAAAACCGAGCGCGTCAATGTTCACCTCTTCGAGCCCAATTTGTTTGAGCTCGTCCGCCAGCATCCGCGCCAGCTCGAACTGCTTTTCGGTGCTCGGCGTCTTGCCCGTATCTTCCTGCGACTGGGTATCCACCTTGACGTAACGCGAGAAACGGTCAACGAGCTCATCGCGGAAGGATGAGCTTGGCCTTTTCTCCGCCCGGGCAGCGAGGCTCAGAAGCAAAACAAGCAAGAGGAGCACTGGAACAAAAGTATTTTTCCTCATCGAATCCTCATCCTGTAAAGGTTCTTCTTGAAATATTCGGTGATAGCCGTAAAGAGATGCCGGCGCCCCACCGGCCCCGAGAGGGAGTGGGGCTTCTGCGGATCAAGCAGAAGATCGAACTGCTCGCCCGCCTGGATGAACTCCTGCGCCAACTGCAGGCTGTTCTGCATGTGCCCGTTGTCGTCGGCGGTGCCGTGCACGAGCAGCAATTTGCCGCGCAGGCTGGCGAGCTGCTCGTGGCTGACCAGGATCTGCTTTTCGCCGTTTGCGGCGTCCACTGCCCAGAGGTCGCCGCGATTGCCCGAATCATCCCGCAAAATGAAGGTCAGCTTCCGTCCTTCCGGACTCCACTTCAAGTGCTCCGGCATGCGCCCGGTCAACCCCACGTCCGAGAAAATCTCTTCAATGGTGAGCCGCTTCTGAGCAAGCAGCGGCGCGGCAAGCAAACAAAGAAGGGCAAGGGCAACCGCCCGGCTAAGTCGCCTCAAGGGTTGGCGTCCTCCTGGGGAGCGAACGGATTCACCCTGAGCGGGTTCACCGTGAAGGGGTGAGCCTAGTGCCGTTCCAACCTGATCGGCCTCTGCATTATACCTGTATCTTGCGCAGCACTCAGGATGACCGGTGGTCCCGATCCCGAATCCCGATGCTTGCGGATCAGGATTCTAGACCGGCGTTACGTGGGATTTGAGCGCATGCGTCCCGTTTGAAAAAGTTGGAACGGCACTAGCGCCCGCAAAAGCGAATTGCAAGCACGCAGGCCGGAGGTCGCCTTGACAGCCCTCGGACGCGATGGCAACATGAGGGATCGGAATTGGCGCAACCAAGTCTTCTGAACGAACTTCCACCTACCGTGCCGAAGTGGCGGAATTGGCAGACGCGCTAGATTCAGGGTCTAGTGCCCGCAAGGGCGTTAGGGTTCGAGTCCCTACTTCGGCACCACCTTCAAGCTGGGAGGGCCTCTCAATGGCCCTATCCCGTTGACTCAAGACTTTTCCAGCGTGCGTTGACGCCAAATTCAACCGGGCGGTAAGATGTTCGGTACCTTAATAACAGGAGAGTGAGCTTCCGCCGATCGGACGCAGCGACATCGCCTATGCCGGTTCCCAGGAAACCACTGCCAATTCCTTCATGGCCTGGCCTCATCTTCACGCTTGGGTTGTTCATCATTCTGGCCGTTTCTCCTTCCCGGACTGCTTCCCCGAACCAGCCGCCCAACGTCCTGTTCATCACCATCGACACCTTGCGTGCCGATCACCTGGGATGTTACGGCTACCGCAAGATCGAGACCCCGAACATCGACCGTCTGGCTGCCGAGGGAGTGCGTTTCACCCGCGCGTACACTCCGGTGCCCGTCACGCTCCCCGCGCATGCGGTCATGTTCACCGGCAGCTATCCGATGCGGACCGGCATGCACGACTTCAGCGGCAACCGCCTCAGCGCCGGCCAACCGACGCTTGCCTCGCTGCTTCGCAACCAGGGCTACGCCACCGCCGGCATCGTGGGCTCGGCAGTGCTCGATTCCCGCTTCGGCCTGAACCAGGGATTCGAGTTCTACTATGACCATTTTGATTTCAGCCGGCTGGATGAAACCAACCTGGACGCCATGGAACGTCGCGGCGATGAGGTGGTCAATCAAAGCTTAGCCTGGCTGCGACAGAATCATCGGAAGCGTTTTTTCCTTTGGGTTCACCTCTTTGACCCGCACCATCCTTACCGCCCGCCGCCCCCGTACAGCACGCGATACAAAGCGCAACCCTACGACGGTGAAATTGCTTTTGACGACGAGCAGGTAGGCCGCCTGGTCGAGTTCCTGAAGAAAAACAACCTGTACGACCAGACGTTGATCGTCGTCGTTAGCGACCACGGTGAGGGTCTGGGGGAGCATGGCGAAAAGACTCATGGCTTCTTCATTTACAACTCGACGCTGCACGTGCCGCTCATCTTCAAGCTGCCGTTGGAAAAGTCCATCCCGAACAAAGAGATTGGGAACCTGGTGAGCTTGATCGATCTGCTCCCGACGGTCCTGCAAGTTGCCGGTGTCAACATACCCGGAGAAGTGCAGGGCAAGAGCTTGCTTCCGCTGATGCAGGGTCGCCGTGGGCAGTCGCTCGAAAGTCTTTATGCCGAGTCCTACCTCCCGCGCATCCATTTCAACTGGAGCGAATTGCGCAGCCTCCAGGAGGGACACTACCACTTCATTGATGCCCCGAAGCCTGAGCTGTATGACTTATCGCAGGACCCGCGGGAGTTAAAAAATCTTTACGCTCAACGGAGGAAGATCGCCGACGATTTGCAAGGGCGGCTGGCACGGTTGATCAAGCTATACCTGTCGGCTTCCGGCGATAAGACGGCCGAACAGACCGGGATGGATCCTGTCCTGATGGAGCGTCTGAAGTCGCTGGGATATGCCGCCGTTTCCGGAGGCGGGAGCCCGACCATCAGCGACCGCAAGCTGCCGGACCCCAAGGATCGCATCCAGATGTACGAGCTGGTTTCCGAAGCGATCGCCGATAGCCAGCACGGCCGTTACGAAGCCTCCATTGCCAAGCTGCAGGCTGCGCTCAAAACGGAAAAAGATTCGCTGCCCGTGCGCTATTTGCTGGCACTGAACTACTATCGCCAGCAAAACTTCACGAACGCCATCCAGGAATTGCAGCGGGTCGTGCAAATGAGTCCGAGCTATTCTTTGGCCGTTTATTACCTCGGCCTCGCCTATGGGAAGGTGGGGGATTGGAACCAAGCCATCGTTTTCTTGAAGCGGGTATTGGAACTTGACCCGAGCAACTTCTCGGCCGCTTTCAACCTGGGGGCCGCCTATTTGAAGGTAGGCAGAATCCAGGAAAGCCTGGCGGCCTTTCAACAGTCCGTCAACATCTTTCCTGAGTATGCTCCAGGCTACGAAGCTTTGGGTGAGGTTTACCTGTACCAGGGCAAGGTGGATGAAGCCATTGGCGCGCTCAGGAAAGCCGTAGATCTGAACCCAAAGAGCGTCAAGGCTCGCCGTACTCTTGCCAAGGCCCTGGAGGCAAAAGGACTACACCAGGAAGCGCAGGAAGAGTTGAGGAAGGCTCAGGCCCCGCCCGAACCCTAGTCTTTGGGTGCAGGCAGTTCAAAGGGCGGGGAGACCTTCCGTCCCGGGGCCGGCACCGGAGACAAGAGTGTCGGGTGCCGCGCTTGCCCGATTCCTGGCAGGGGAAAATGAAGTTGAATACGTCTCATCCGAGAATCCTCTATCTCCTGGCCGCATTTCTCTTCACCGCTTCCGATGCGGCGTGGGCTCCCTCCTCCCCGGCTGGGCCGAACGTTGTTCTCATCACCGTGGACACTTTGCGCGCGGATCGCCTGGGTTGCTACGGCTCGAAGACGGTGCCCACCCCCGTGATCGATGCCCTGGCGCGCGATGGAGTCCTGTTCGAGCAGGCGATTGCCCAGGTCCCGCTCACCTGGCCTTCCCATGCCGCCATCCTCACGGGCACCTATCCCTTCTCCAACGGGGTCCAGGATTTCACCGGCCAACCACTTTCCACCAAGATCCGGACGCTTGCCGAGAGTTTCAAACGCAATGGCTACGCGACCGGGGCGGTGGTCAGCTCGTTCGTCCTGGATCGAAGCTGGGGGCTTGCCCGCGGCTTTGACTTCTACTACGACACATTTCCCGGCCAGGCGTTTGTCCAGAAGGACATTGCTCTGGTGGACCGACGGGCCAAAGAAAGCGTAAGCCAAGCATTAAGGTGGCTCCAGCGCCCGCGCCGCCAACCTTTCCTTTTCTGGCTTCACTTGTTTGACCCGCACAGCCCGTACGACCCGCCCGAACCGTTCCGGTCCCGGTATCGGCAGCACCCCTATGACGGGGAAGTTGCCTACGTGGACAGCCAGTTGGGCCGTCTCTTCGCATGGCTCAAGAAGAGCGGTTTGTATGACGGCGCGCTGATCGTCTTTCTGAGCGATCACGGGGAGGCGCTGGGGGAGCATGGCGAGAGCGAACACGGTTTTTTTGTCTATGACTCCACTGTGCGGGTGCCGCTCATCATCAAACCCCCGTCCAAACTTCGCACCGCCCAGCGGCGAATCCCTGGCCCGGTGGAAACCATCAGTGTGGCACCCACCGTTTTGCAGCTTGCCGGCCTGCACGACCCTATCGAAAGGCAGTTCCAGGCACCCAGCCTGGCCGGAGCGGTGACAAGCGGCCCGCCTGCCGCGGGCGACCAGAACCGCCCAGCGTACTCCGAGACCTTCTACCCTTTCAGCTCCTTCGGCTGGAGTCCTCTGCGGAGCGTGCACAGCGCGAGGTACCACTTCATCGAGGCTCCCGAGCCTGAGCTTTACAACCTACAGGCAGACCCACAGGAACAGCACAACCTGGTGTCGCAAGAAAGCGCCGTCGCCGCATCCCTGCGGAAACAATTGCAGGACTTGATCGGCCGCTATCAGCCCCGTACCGATACGGTACGGGGCCAGCCGTCACGCCCGCCAGACCAAACTTCCGGCCCGAGTGCGGAAGCAATTGAAAAGCTCCGCTCCCTGGGTTACGTCGCCTATCGCGCTCCCGCTTCCCGTTCCCTGCCCACTTCAGGCCTCGCCGATCCCAAGAGCAAACTCTGGGAATACCAGGCGATTCTCGAAGCGACCGATGCCTTCCGCGCGGGCAAAGGCACAGCCGCGCGATCGATTCTGAAGAAGGTCCAAGATGCCGATCCAAAGCTTTATTTGATCCCTTTCATGCTGGGAGAGGCGGCGTCGCGAGAAGGGGATTGGGCGGCGGCTGTGCCGGAGTTCAGAAGATGCCTGGAGCTTAATCCCTATTTTGACCAGGCTATGATGGGGCTCGCGCGCGCGCTGAACGTTCAGGGAGAAGCCGACCAAGCCAAGCAGTGGCTGGAGCGCGCTCTGGCGATCAACCCACAGAACTTCCGCGCCTGGTACGAATTGGCGCGGGTCCAAGCGCGCTCGGACGCAACCGCCGCACGAAGTTCGCTTGAAAAAGCTCTCGCCATCCAGCCCAACTTCGCGTTTGCTTTCCGCGATCTGGGCCTGCTCGACATGCGGCAGGAAAAATTCGCCGCGGCATCACAGAATCTTGAAAAAGCCGTCAAGCTTGGTCTGACCGATGCGGCGACGCTAAATTTCCTGGGCATTACCTACAGCCGCACGAACCGGTTGGACCTGGCCATGGAGAGTTATCGGCGCGCCCTGGCCGCCAATCCGAATCATGCCGAAGCCCATCTCAACCTGGGCTACGTCTATGAGAGGCGCAACGAACCGGCTCGCGCCCGGCAAGAATATGAAACCGCCTGCCGACTGGATAAAAACCTCTGCAAGTACGTCCGCAGCACGCAAAACTAGCAGGATGCTT of the Candidatus Acidiferrales bacterium genome contains:
- a CDS encoding DsrE family protein, with protein sequence MDKLTIVIQDAPYGSEKAYNALRYASALLANQVAVNAFLLADGVAVAKRNQKTPTGYYNTANMLSELIAKGVKVKT
- a CDS encoding metalloregulator ArsR/SmtB family transcription factor yields the protein MTSSKVKGPDLQREVCSRHAEMCKVFTHPIRLQILDILREQETSVSHLADRLGVAIGNLSQHLNMMKQRRVLVSRKDGNNVYYRLANPKMLKAFDLMREILLEQMQRESVLVRHMQRAQVRS
- the pepT gene encoding peptidase T translates to MRKNTFVPVLLLLVLLLSLAARAEKRPSSSFRDELVDRFSRYVKVDTQSQEDTGKTPSTEKQFELARMLADELKQIGLEEVNIDALGFVTATLPATLPPEKAAEVPVIGLLAHMDTSPEAPGADVKPILHRNYDGKDIVLPGDPTQVIRLAETPELSKRAGHDLITSDGTTLLGADDKAGIAVLMTALHYLKQHPEVPHGKVRVAFTVDEETGTGITHFDLDKFGARYAYTFDGGQAPEMENETWNADRATITFIGRIAHAGRAKGKMISAVRAAASFIEQLPANMLAETTSGRDGFVYPYRIEGGIDRVKLTALLRDFTLEGLKAKEEMLEKIRQAVMATFPGLQIRLEIAEQYRNMKHELDKFPQVLGNAMMAARRIGLEPQLKSIRGGTDGANMTLRGVPTPNIFSGGGNYHSRLEYVSVNEMEQSALLAIELVKIWAEK
- a CDS encoding prolyl oligopeptidase family serine peptidase, yielding MRRLSRAVALALLCLLAAPLLAQKRLTIEEIFSDVGLTGRMPEHLKWSPEGRKLTFILRDDSGNRGDLWAVDAANGEKQILVSHEQLASLRGKLLLVHGTADDNGHMQNSLQLAQEFIQAGEQFDLLLDPQKPHSLSGPVGRRHLFTAITEYFKKNLYRMRIR
- a CDS encoding sulfatase-like hydrolase/transferase — protein: MFIILAVSPSRTASPNQPPNVLFITIDTLRADHLGCYGYRKIETPNIDRLAAEGVRFTRAYTPVPVTLPAHAVMFTGSYPMRTGMHDFSGNRLSAGQPTLASLLRNQGYATAGIVGSAVLDSRFGLNQGFEFYYDHFDFSRLDETNLDAMERRGDEVVNQSLAWLRQNHRKRFFLWVHLFDPHHPYRPPPPYSTRYKAQPYDGEIAFDDEQVGRLVEFLKKNNLYDQTLIVVVSDHGEGLGEHGEKTHGFFIYNSTLHVPLIFKLPLEKSIPNKEIGNLVSLIDLLPTVLQVAGVNIPGEVQGKSLLPLMQGRRGQSLESLYAESYLPRIHFNWSELRSLQEGHYHFIDAPKPELYDLSQDPRELKNLYAQRRKIADDLQGRLARLIKLYLSASGDKTAEQTGMDPVLMERLKSLGYAAVSGGGSPTISDRKLPDPKDRIQMYELVSEAIADSQHGRYEASIAKLQAALKTEKDSLPVRYLLALNYYRQQNFTNAIQELQRVVQMSPSYSLAVYYLGLAYGKVGDWNQAIVFLKRVLELDPSNFSAAFNLGAAYLKVGRIQESLAAFQQSVNIFPEYAPGYEALGEVYLYQGKVDEAIGALRKAVDLNPKSVKARRTLAKALEAKGLHQEAQEELRKAQAPPEP
- a CDS encoding sulfatase-like hydrolase/transferase, whose translation is MKLNTSHPRILYLLAAFLFTASDAAWAPSSPAGPNVVLITVDTLRADRLGCYGSKTVPTPVIDALARDGVLFEQAIAQVPLTWPSHAAILTGTYPFSNGVQDFTGQPLSTKIRTLAESFKRNGYATGAVVSSFVLDRSWGLARGFDFYYDTFPGQAFVQKDIALVDRRAKESVSQALRWLQRPRRQPFLFWLHLFDPHSPYDPPEPFRSRYRQHPYDGEVAYVDSQLGRLFAWLKKSGLYDGALIVFLSDHGEALGEHGESEHGFFVYDSTVRVPLIIKPPSKLRTAQRRIPGPVETISVAPTVLQLAGLHDPIERQFQAPSLAGAVTSGPPAAGDQNRPAYSETFYPFSSFGWSPLRSVHSARYHFIEAPEPELYNLQADPQEQHNLVSQESAVAASLRKQLQDLIGRYQPRTDTVRGQPSRPPDQTSGPSAEAIEKLRSLGYVAYRAPASRSLPTSGLADPKSKLWEYQAILEATDAFRAGKGTAARSILKKVQDADPKLYLIPFMLGEAASREGDWAAAVPEFRRCLELNPYFDQAMMGLARALNVQGEADQAKQWLERALAINPQNFRAWYELARVQARSDATAARSSLEKALAIQPNFAFAFRDLGLLDMRQEKFAAASQNLEKAVKLGLTDAATLNFLGITYSRTNRLDLAMESYRRALAANPNHAEAHLNLGYVYERRNEPARARQEYETACRLDKNLCKYVRSTQN